A segment of the Panacibacter ginsenosidivorans genome:
TGAGAAAGCAATAAACAAATAGTTATTATTATGTGCTTTTGTTTTTTGAAGCACCCTGCTCATTTCAATTAATGCAGCTGTGCCGCTTGCATTATCATCGGCCCCATTGTGTATCTGGCCTTGTCCATCAAGGCTATTGGCGTCTTCACCATAACCAAGGTGATCATAATGTGCACCAATTATTACGGTAGTAGGCGCATTAAAATTCAGGTAGCCAACAACGTTATGCGCCTTTCTTGTTTTATGGGTAAGCGAAACTTTTATTCCCAGATCATACGTGCCTGTTGAATCATCAAGGAATTTTTTTGCAGCATCACCTGTAACAAAAACTACAGGAATATCTGCCAAAGCTGTACTATCATTCTTGTTAAACTGAATGTTATCTACTGCAGAAGAACTGTTATATACAATCAAAGCTGTGCCTCCTTTTTTACCGGTGTTTGTTGCTTCTTTTATGATCGCATCATAAATATCAAAATGTGGATTGCTTTTATTTTCTGCCAGCACATCTTTTACATCATAGAACCATGGTTCGTCTTTTTCTCTTAAGCCCGGTGATGCAATTCCGGTAACAGTTTTGTTTGCAGAAAATGCCAGCGGGAAGTAATCTTTTTTCAATTCCAGCTTTGTATCGTTTATAGAAAATTCGTTACCGGAATCTTCAAATTGTTTGCCTTCGTTTATTTCAAACTCCTGCACAAACCCATTAGTGCCTTTTGGTTGTAATCCGTTTTTATTGAATTGATCAACTATATATTGCATAGCAAGTGTTTCCCCGGGAGTGCCTGTGCGCCTGCCTTCCAGTTTGTCATCGGCCAGGTATTTAATATGTGCCTGGATGTTTGTAATGGTTATTTTATCGGCCTTTTCCTGTGCCTTGCGTTGCTTTTTTGTTTGTGCAAAAGTTAATAAGGGAAATAATACTATCAGCAATAAGAGCTTCTTCATGTATGAGTTCAATTTGATGTTGCAAATGTAAGATGTTGTTGTTGCGGTACATTGTTGTGAATAAAAATCGTACCGTTTTATTTTTTTGAACCAGGCGTACTAATAAGCATTAAGCTTTCGTTGCGTCGCACTCTTGTACTTTAAAACAGCCTTGAGCTGTGAGCTTTCATATTCTGCTCGCAGCTCAAAGCTCAAGGCTCGTAGCTTGTTCATTAAAGTTTTGAATGTTGAAGTGAGTGACACAACAGGCGATGCCATGCAATACAAAAGCCGGCAACAAAAAACTATTTTACATTTCTTCCTTTCCATTCATAGGTTCCAAATTTACCAAGCCACCCTGACACAACAGTGTACACAATATGAAAAAGCTGCATTACAGGAAACCACCACATTAATTTTTGCTCGCCAAAAAAAGCTGTGGCCTGACGCATAAATATTGTTTCAAAAAATATTTTGGAAAGTAAAAGTATAAGCCACAAAAAAAATATTGGCGCATAAAAAATACTTAGGAAAGGTAGTACCAGCAATAAAAGATTTACAAAATATACAAGCAGTAATACAAAAAAAATTCTTTTGTCATCATAGCTGGTAGCCTTACTTGCCCATCTTATGCGCTGGTTAATAAAACTTTTCCAGTCTGGCATTGGTGGTGTCGATACAATAACATCTTCACTAAATAGGTATGCTGATTTATGTGGGAACTGTTTTTTTATTTTATGCATTAGCAACATATCATCGCCACTGGCGATGGCATCAATGTTTTTGAAACCACCTACAGCATAGAATGCATCTTTCTTATAAGCAAGGTTAGCGCCATTGCACATACTAAGTATACCGGCACTTACAGATGCTGCTGTAATGCCCTGCAGGCTTATAAAATCAAGACATTGAAAAACAGAAAGAAAAGATCCTGTATTAATAAATTTTACCGGCGCCGCTATAAAAACCGGGTTGGTTTGCTGAATATATGCATCAAACGTTTGCAGCCATGATGGTTTTACAATACAATCAGCATCTGTTGTAATGATCCATTCATATGCTGCAAAAGAGATGGCTGTTTCTATTGATTTTTTCTTGTAAGAATTTTGTTTGCCGTCAATATGATCTTTTAATTGTATCAATTTAAGATTGTGAAATTTTCTTTGCAGTTTCAGAACAATGGCCGCTGTATCGTCTGTTGAAAAATCATCTACCACTATTATTTCAAAAAGATAATCCGGATAATCATTTTGCAAAACAGATAACACACATACTTCTATGTTGGCTGCTTCATTCCTTGCCGGTATTACAATGCTGAAGCGGGTTTTAGGCTGCAATAAAACAGCTGCTTTATACAAAACAAGCTTGTTAAAAAAAAAGGTATAAATCAGGATCAGCAAACAATATAATGCTGTTAACACAATAGACAGGTAAAAAATGAATAACCACATATGGCTGCAAAGAAAATCAAATTATTGAGAGAACTGCATGGCTATGTCAACTGCATATTTTTCTTTGAGCAACTGGTGACCGGTATTAAGCACTAAAACTTTTACGTTCTCTTTATCTTTTTTAAAGGCATCACTTCTTTTGTAAAGTATAATACGATCATAGTTGCCAAAAATAAACCGTACTGGTATTTTACGTTCTTTAATAATTTTTCTTACCAAAGGAAGATCTGGTTTAAATTTTCGTAGTGTTGTCCATCGCTTATACAACATAAGCCGTGCTTCTTTATCATCAAGATAATAGTGCAAAAATTTTATAATGCTTTTATTCAGAAATCCGGTTTTATATGCAAAATTGGTCATAGCAAAAAACCAGTCTGGATGCTGCATGGTTATATGAAATAATTTATTACCAATATAAGTTTGGGTACCGAGCCAATACCAGAAATTGACACGCAAGCCGTCCGGCGCAATTAAAACTACGCGTTCAATCCTTTCAGGTATCATCCGCAGTAAATGCAAAGCAATTCTCCCCCCAAGACTATAACCCAGCAATGAAAATTTACAGTTGCTGCTAAACCCTGATCTTTCAAGTATTCCGTTAATAATTTGAAGCAATTCATCAGGCGCAAATAATAGACCCTCCTGCCACTTTGTATCGCCATGAAAAGGAAGGTCAATGCATAATAAAGTATAATGTTTATCTATTGTATTATTTAAAAAAGCAAAGCTGTCCATGTTTTCACCAAAACCGTGCAGGCATACAATTAGAGATGGCCCGGTGCCTTCAACACCAAACCAAATTTCAGAGTTTTTATATGCTTCAGATTGCTTTTGCAATTAGGCTTAATTATTTAATTATGTATACGAAAAAATTAAGTCTTTAATGTTTGGTGGTTTCATAAAGATAACAGAATTTTGAATTAGTTGCATAACTAACAGTATGCCAAACAACCATTTTAAAAGCGAGGAATTATACAGTGTTATTAATGGTATTGCAAGCAGTGCCATAGCCCGTCGCTTGCAAAAGCATTTCAGGGAAGCTTCACTGGAAATAACGATTGAACAATGGAGTATTTTATACCATTTATGGCAGGAAGATTGCCTTAGCCAACAGGATCTTTGTAAGCGTACTTACCGTGACAAGCCCAGTATGACAAGACTTATTGACAATCTTGAAAAGCAAAAGTTCGTTAAAAGGATAGCGTCCAAAGAAGACAGACGGATAAATCTTGTTTGTCTTACGCAGGCAGCAAAAGACTTGCAAAATTTAACCGTTGACCTGGCTAACCAAACAATGGATGAAGCTCTTATAGGATTAAATAAAAGCGAAATAGAAACGGCAAAAAAAGTACTCTACCAGGTCTACGAGAATTTAAAAAAACAGTGAAGAAAGATTTTGGTCCGGGCTTTGGAATAAAAATCAGGCATTGTTGCGTCGCACTCTTCCACGCTTTGTATTCTATTAAACAATACAGCTAATAAATATTTTTTAACTCTTGCGAAATTATAATTTATGAGCACCACAACACAAAAAACAAAAGCGTTAAATGGTGGAGAATGGCTGATAAAAGAAAGCAACCCTGCTGATATTTTTATCATGGAAGATTTTTCTGAAGAACAGAAGATGATAAATGAGATGACCCACCAGTTTATTAACACAGAAGTACATCCTATTATGCAGCGAATAGAAAATCTTGAAAAAGGTCTCATGCCATCATTACTAGAAAAAGCCGGACAGTTAGGCCTAACAGGAATTGCTGTTCCTGAAGCATATGGAGGATTAGGAAAAGACCTTGTAACCGGTACTATTGTTAATGCCGCAATGGGCCGTGGATATTCTTACCTTGTAGCATTTACCGCACACACGGGTATTGGCTCTATGCCCATACTTTATTTTGGAACAGAGCAACAAAAACAGAAATATATTACGAAACTCGCCACCAGCGAATGGAAAGGCGCTTACGGGCTTACAGAACCAAACAGCGGCAGCGATGCACTAGGGGCAAAAACTACAGCAAAACTCAGTGAGGATGGAAAATATTATCTTCTTAACGGTCAAAAATGCTGGATAACAAATGGTGGGTTCGCTGATGTATATACCGTATTCGCAAAAGTCGATGGCGACAAATTCACTGCATTTATAATAGAAAGAGGCTTCGAAGGTTTTACACAAGGTCCTGAGGAACATAAAATGGGTATTAAGGGTTCATCAACTGTGCAATTATATTTCCAGGATTGCAAGGTGCCTGTAGAAAATGTGCTGGGTGAGATTGGCAGAGGTCATATTATAGCCTTCAATATTTTAAATACTGGTCGCTACAAACTGTGTGCTGCAACTATAGGGGGTTCAAAAGAAGCTTTAAATGGATCTATTAAATATGCCATTGAGCGGGAACAATTTAAAACATCCATTGCCAATTTCGGTGCTATTAAACATAAGCTGGCAGAAATGGCCATTCGTTGTTGGGTTGGTGATAGTGCCTTATACAGAACTGGTCATAACATAGATAACAAGGAAGCAGAACTTTCAGCAAGTGGCTTATCTTATGAAAAAGCTTATTTAGGCGCAGCTGAAGAATACGCCATTGAATGTGCCATGCTTAAAGTATATGGCAGTGAGGTATTGGATTTTTGTGCAGATGAAGGGGTACAAATTCATGGCGGTAATGGTTTCAGTGATGAGTACGAGATAAGCAGGGCATACCGCGACAGCCGTATCAACCGCATTTATGAAGGTACCAACGAGATTAACCGGCTACTTACCGTCGATATGGTATTGAAACGTGCCATGAAAGGTAAGCTTGATCTTATGGGACCGGCAACTGCAGTCGCTAAGGAATTAATGAGTATCCCTGATTTCACCACAGATGACGCCCCGTTTGCAAAAGAAAAAAAATATGTAAGCAATTTCAAGAAAGCAATATTACTTGTGGCTGGGGCTGCTGTTCAGAAATTAATGATGAATCTTGAAAAAGAGCAGGAAGTATTGATGAATATAGCAGATATGGCTATTGATACCTACAATGCAGAAAGCGCTTTATTGCGCGTAATGAAACTTACAGATACTTTCGGGGAAGCGGCTGTTACTTTTCAAAAAGACATAATGCAAACTTATTTATATGACGCTGCTGATAGAATAAATAAGAACGGTAAAGATGCATTGAATGCATTCGCAGATGGGGATGACTTGCGTATGATGCATATAGGTCTAAAACGTTTTACAAAACTTGATCCTTTTGATACAAAATCGGCAAGAAGGCGTATTGCCGATAAAATGATTGAAGAAAAAAAATATTGCTTCTAAAATTTTCATATAAAATTATTTAGTGGCATAAGTATTGCCATAGTCTTGTCGGGTTGCATCTGATTAAATAACGCCTGCTTTCTTTTTACATACCGTTTATCATA
Coding sequences within it:
- a CDS encoding alpha/beta hydrolase, producing the protein MQKQSEAYKNSEIWFGVEGTGPSLIVCLHGFGENMDSFAFLNNTIDKHYTLLCIDLPFHGDTKWQEGLLFAPDELLQIINGILERSGFSSNCKFSLLGYSLGGRIALHLLRMIPERIERVVLIAPDGLRVNFWYWLGTQTYIGNKLFHITMQHPDWFFAMTNFAYKTGFLNKSIIKFLHYYLDDKEARLMLYKRWTTLRKFKPDLPLVRKIIKERKIPVRFIFGNYDRIILYKRSDAFKKDKENVKVLVLNTGHQLLKEKYAVDIAMQFSQ
- a CDS encoding glycosyltransferase is translated as MYKAAVLLQPKTRFSIVIPARNEAANIEVCVLSVLQNDYPDYLFEIIVVDDFSTDDTAAIVLKLQRKFHNLKLIQLKDHIDGKQNSYKKKSIETAISFAAYEWIITTDADCIVKPSWLQTFDAYIQQTNPVFIAAPVKFINTGSFLSVFQCLDFISLQGITAASVSAGILSMCNGANLAYKKDAFYAVGGFKNIDAIASGDDMLLMHKIKKQFPHKSAYLFSEDVIVSTPPMPDWKSFINQRIRWASKATSYDDKRIFFVLLLVYFVNLLLLVLPFLSIFYAPIFFLWLILLLSKIFFETIFMRQATAFFGEQKLMWWFPVMQLFHIVYTVVSGWLGKFGTYEWKGRNVK
- a CDS encoding acyl-CoA dehydrogenase family protein; the protein is MSTTTQKTKALNGGEWLIKESNPADIFIMEDFSEEQKMINEMTHQFINTEVHPIMQRIENLEKGLMPSLLEKAGQLGLTGIAVPEAYGGLGKDLVTGTIVNAAMGRGYSYLVAFTAHTGIGSMPILYFGTEQQKQKYITKLATSEWKGAYGLTEPNSGSDALGAKTTAKLSEDGKYYLLNGQKCWITNGGFADVYTVFAKVDGDKFTAFIIERGFEGFTQGPEEHKMGIKGSSTVQLYFQDCKVPVENVLGEIGRGHIIAFNILNTGRYKLCAATIGGSKEALNGSIKYAIEREQFKTSIANFGAIKHKLAEMAIRCWVGDSALYRTGHNIDNKEAELSASGLSYEKAYLGAAEEYAIECAMLKVYGSEVLDFCADEGVQIHGGNGFSDEYEISRAYRDSRINRIYEGTNEINRLLTVDMVLKRAMKGKLDLMGPATAVAKELMSIPDFTTDDAPFAKEKKYVSNFKKAILLVAGAAVQKLMMNLEKEQEVLMNIADMAIDTYNAESALLRVMKLTDTFGEAAVTFQKDIMQTYLYDAADRINKNGKDALNAFADGDDLRMMHIGLKRFTKLDPFDTKSARRRIADKMIEEKKYCF
- a CDS encoding M28 family peptidase — protein: MKKLLLLIVLFPLLTFAQTKKQRKAQEKADKITITNIQAHIKYLADDKLEGRRTGTPGETLAMQYIVDQFNKNGLQPKGTNGFVQEFEINEGKQFEDSGNEFSINDTKLELKKDYFPLAFSANKTVTGIASPGLREKDEPWFYDVKDVLAENKSNPHFDIYDAIIKEATNTGKKGGTALIVYNSSSAVDNIQFNKNDSTALADIPVVFVTGDAAKKFLDDSTGTYDLGIKVSLTHKTRKAHNVVGYLNFNAPTTVIIGAHYDHLGYGEDANSLDGQGQIHNGADDNASGTAALIEMSRVLQKTKAHNNNYLFIAFSGEELGLFGSKYWLDKPTMNIVPNYMINMDMVGRYADDRKLTIGGYGTSPEWGQVFATATDKRLAIKFDSSGSGPSDHASFYRKEIPVLFFFTNSHPDYHKATDDWDKINYAGEVEIVDYINQIIEATDTKGKLTFTKTRDAEIRSVSLPVTLGVMPDYGYSGTGMRIDGVSKGKTAERIGLQAGDILLQLGDYKFVDVTTYMQALQHFKKGDKTKLHIKRADKEIDFDVEF
- a CDS encoding MarR family winged helix-turn-helix transcriptional regulator — its product is MPNNHFKSEELYSVINGIASSAIARRLQKHFREASLEITIEQWSILYHLWQEDCLSQQDLCKRTYRDKPSMTRLIDNLEKQKFVKRIASKEDRRINLVCLTQAAKDLQNLTVDLANQTMDEALIGLNKSEIETAKKVLYQVYENLKKQ